The Aureibacter tunicatorum genome includes a window with the following:
- a CDS encoding IS3 family transposase — protein sequence MSITRQCSLLGIHKSSYYYKSKGESELNLKLMKLIDKQYQKRPFWGVPSMSIWLKKDMDYNINSKRIERLYRLMDLRAIVPGPHTSKGNKQHKTYPYLLESLKIERINQVWATDITYIPVEGGYFYLMAVIDLKSRFVVGWSISNTMDAEWCQETMQECVEQYGVPEIVNTDQGSQFTSEVFTSYLHSKQIRISMDGKGRAIDNIFIERLWRTVKYEDIYLKAYATGNELFVGLLEYFDFYNHQRRHSSLEHKRPRELYFEESNLAFISKAKVSSIPEPVKGINGLPQAQHKPPLTEPDIEIYEALEMRNQKIKLSLTTLRS from the coding sequence TTGAGTATTACGAGGCAGTGCTCCCTCTTAGGTATTCATAAATCAAGCTATTATTATAAATCTAAAGGTGAGTCCGAACTTAATTTGAAGCTTATGAAATTAATTGACAAGCAGTATCAAAAGCGACCATTTTGGGGAGTGCCTTCTATGAGCATTTGGCTTAAAAAAGATATGGATTATAATATAAACTCCAAAAGAATAGAGCGATTGTATCGGCTAATGGATCTGCGAGCCATCGTTCCGGGCCCTCATACTTCTAAAGGAAATAAACAACATAAAACATATCCTTACCTGCTTGAATCGCTTAAAATCGAGCGAATCAATCAAGTGTGGGCGACGGATATCACTTATATTCCAGTAGAGGGAGGCTACTTTTACTTAATGGCAGTTATCGATTTAAAGAGTCGATTTGTTGTGGGTTGGTCCATTTCCAATACTATGGATGCTGAGTGGTGTCAGGAAACCATGCAAGAATGCGTTGAACAATATGGAGTTCCTGAAATAGTCAATACCGACCAAGGCAGCCAATTTACCAGCGAAGTATTCACCTCTTATTTACACTCAAAGCAAATACGAATCAGCATGGATGGTAAAGGACGGGCGATCGATAATATATTTATCGAAAGACTATGGAGAACCGTAAAATATGAAGATATTTACCTTAAAGCTTACGCGACAGGAAATGAACTATTCGTAGGCTTGCTCGAGTATTTTGATTTTTACAATCACCAAAGAAGACATAGTTCATTGGAGCACAAGCGACCTAGAGAACTCTACTTTGAAGAATCGAATTTGGCTTTTATCTCAAAAGCAAAGGTAAGTTCAATACCAGAACCCGTCAAGGGTATAAACGGCTTGCCGCAGGCGCAACACAAGCCGCCCTTGACAGAACCTGATATTGAAATTTATGAAGCTCTTGAAATGAGAAACCAAAAAATAAAATTAAGTTTAACTACTTTGCGGTCCTAA
- a CDS encoding transposase — MKSRRKFTPEFKAKVALAAIKEQKTIAILAQEFDLSPTQINTWKREFLNNASSLFKKNSDRKEATDSLEKEKETLYSKIGQLQVEVDFLKKALS; from the coding sequence ATGAAAAGCAGAAGAAAATTTACCCCTGAATTCAAAGCAAAAGTGGCATTAGCCGCTATCAAAGAGCAGAAAACAATCGCAATTTTAGCACAAGAATTTGATCTGAGCCCTACTCAAATCAACACTTGGAAACGCGAGTTTTTGAATAATGCCTCTTCCCTTTTTAAAAAAAATAGCGATCGAAAAGAAGCCACGGATAGCTTGGAAAAGGAAAAAGAAACGCTCTACTCCAAAATAGGCCAACTTCAAGTTGAAGTGGATTTTTTAAAGAAAGCCTTATCGTAA
- a CDS encoding TonB-dependent receptor plug domain-containing protein — translation MRVFLTVVMAFACFMAFAQSEKEIIILNLMSKEPIAEASLVDKDQKIVAVSESNGKIVGDFSGVYHVFAMGYDIQKYQTSETTIDTVFLKVKSYDFDEIVVTGQMRPTSVRESLYKVDVIGIDQMQSRGAVNLTDILANEMNARIVHDNILGSNLILQGIAGENVKILLDGVPQLSGAGGGFDLSQVNLHNAEKVEIVHGPQSVQYGTSALAGTVNIISKTLEEEKWQGGLSAYYESVGQYNADIALGRQWKKWNINLGGGRNEFTGYASPMVTEARRMNWNPKVQYLGNAKIFRDYNKLRVGFIQHFFHESNTSKGAPDPSTGGRTANDHLTTSLRMTSGVFANGEIGKNWYLNILNSYQIYSRNTASYLVNLNDESSKKRSEAEDEFALVNARGSVTRSQLLEDRLNVLLGYDYSMQSASGERIDKERDDLRNLGVFTSVNAKIGENVETQLGLRYEYNNTYDADIIKIGGVHLPLIPSLNIKWNMGSKDHFFRFSMAKGFRVPSMRELYYDFQDANHDITGNRDLGAEVSDNFILSGSYVLVQEESRKASINPFIYYNRIHDKIESVYKPSDAPVGRTYENIPYFQTQGVNINVSWEENNQWSATVGSGLLGRTGTDASDQFFWSPELSLQSWYRLKLLQTKFSLYYKYNGALAQFELDEEKGLVDRTLGDYHFLDVSATRAFFHESLIVTLGCKNVMNVTDVEQTGEGSKGLTARTGSNSELPIAWGRTAFLKLTYNINQ, via the coding sequence ATGAGGGTGTTTTTAACGGTGGTAATGGCGTTTGCTTGTTTTATGGCTTTCGCGCAAAGTGAGAAGGAGATAATTATTTTGAATCTAATGTCAAAGGAGCCGATAGCTGAGGCGTCTTTGGTGGATAAAGATCAAAAGATTGTCGCCGTGTCGGAGAGCAATGGCAAAATAGTTGGCGACTTTTCGGGAGTATATCACGTGTTCGCAATGGGTTATGATATCCAAAAATATCAAACGAGCGAAACAACTATTGACACCGTATTTTTGAAGGTGAAAAGCTATGATTTCGACGAGATCGTTGTTACCGGGCAAATGCGACCTACAAGTGTCCGCGAGTCCTTGTACAAGGTGGATGTTATAGGTATAGACCAAATGCAAAGCAGAGGGGCGGTGAATTTGACCGACATTTTGGCCAATGAAATGAATGCCAGAATAGTGCATGACAATATATTGGGAAGCAATCTGATCTTGCAGGGCATCGCTGGAGAGAATGTGAAAATCTTATTGGACGGTGTGCCGCAGCTTTCCGGAGCTGGCGGCGGCTTTGACTTGTCCCAAGTCAATTTGCACAATGCGGAAAAAGTTGAAATCGTTCACGGACCTCAATCGGTCCAATACGGCACAAGCGCTTTGGCAGGAACGGTTAATATCATATCAAAGACTTTGGAGGAAGAAAAGTGGCAAGGTGGTTTAAGTGCTTATTATGAATCCGTGGGGCAATATAATGCAGACATTGCTTTGGGAAGACAGTGGAAGAAATGGAACATCAATTTGGGAGGAGGCAGAAACGAGTTTACAGGTTATGCGTCTCCGATGGTAACAGAAGCCAGACGAATGAATTGGAATCCCAAAGTGCAATATTTGGGTAATGCCAAAATCTTTAGGGATTATAATAAATTGCGAGTTGGCTTTATCCAGCACTTTTTTCATGAATCAAATACGAGTAAAGGCGCTCCAGATCCATCTACAGGAGGCCGAACTGCGAATGACCACTTGACGACATCGTTAAGAATGACTTCCGGAGTCTTTGCCAATGGCGAGATTGGAAAGAATTGGTATTTGAATATTCTTAACTCATATCAGATTTATTCGCGAAATACTGCTTCATATTTGGTGAATCTGAATGATGAAAGTTCTAAGAAAAGATCCGAAGCGGAGGACGAGTTCGCATTAGTTAATGCAAGAGGAAGCGTGACTCGTTCTCAACTTCTGGAAGATAGATTGAATGTGTTATTAGGTTATGATTACTCTATGCAGTCGGCGAGTGGCGAGCGTATTGATAAAGAAAGGGATGATCTTAGAAATTTGGGAGTTTTCACATCCGTTAATGCCAAAATAGGCGAAAATGTGGAAACACAATTGGGCTTGCGCTATGAGTATAATAATACTTATGACGCCGATATCATTAAAATTGGGGGAGTTCATTTGCCCTTGATACCTTCATTGAATATCAAATGGAATATGGGAAGCAAAGATCATTTTTTTCGTTTTTCAATGGCCAAAGGCTTTAGAGTGCCTTCCATGCGAGAGTTGTATTATGATTTTCAAGACGCTAACCATGATATTACGGGCAATAGGGATTTAGGAGCGGAAGTTTCGGATAATTTTATCTTGTCGGGAAGTTATGTTTTGGTTCAGGAAGAAAGTCGAAAAGCTTCTATCAATCCATTTATCTATTATAACCGTATTCATGACAAGATTGAAAGCGTATATAAGCCTTCAGATGCTCCTGTGGGCAGGACTTATGAAAATATACCTTATTTTCAGACACAGGGCGTAAATATCAATGTGAGCTGGGAAGAGAATAATCAATGGAGCGCGACAGTGGGCAGCGGACTTTTGGGTAGAACAGGAACAGATGCATCGGATCAGTTCTTCTGGAGCCCAGAGTTAAGCCTTCAAAGCTGGTATCGTCTTAAGCTTTTGCAGACTAAGTTCTCTTTATACTACAAGTACAATGGAGCTTTGGCTCAATTCGAATTGGATGAGGAAAAAGGATTGGTCGACAGAACGCTTGGAGATTATCATTTTTTGGATGTATCGGCTACGCGAGCATTTTTTCATGAATCTTTGATCGTTACGCTGGGATGCAAGAACGTGATGAATGTCACTGATGTGGAACAAACTGGAGAAGGGTCCAAGGGATTGACAGCTAGAACAGGTTCCAACAGTGAATTGCCTATTGCCTGGGGGCGCACGGCTTTTTTGAAATTAACCTACAATATTAATCAATAA
- a CDS encoding HmuY family protein, giving the protein MKTKFYRQILSTAALSMLFLSACDKNEDDFTPIEPVEGLITATLKNDYSQQVFVDLSTGNTKEIDNAAWDIAFDPTGLHLRTNNTNNVSAAITDAPTLEDVTDVEGLEFKYDNTNGDLDMTAIGEWEVNTVYVFDFGRSMAGEHRGYKKLIIKELSGDHMDMEYADLDGANEKDVHLDLNSDATTYFSLMTGSSVDIEPKEWDLLITGSAVRTGAPCQAMGPAAMPGVNCDIYRLAATVLNNRASNTAIAIDNPSGMEGNDDPDSKINNMTISDSNYDEITNVMSEGMSYSKDGDAIGRSWNHILTPHSDGKYKVYDFITYVLTDQEGKRYKLRFHTIKNPNTGEIAPSFEYEELLP; this is encoded by the coding sequence ATGAAGACTAAGTTTTACAGACAAATTTTGTCCACGGCAGCGTTATCAATGTTGTTTTTGAGTGCTTGTGATAAAAATGAGGATGATTTTACGCCGATAGAGCCTGTAGAAGGATTGATTACCGCTACTTTGAAAAACGATTACAGCCAACAAGTATTCGTTGATTTAAGCACAGGAAATACAAAGGAAATAGACAATGCGGCTTGGGATATCGCTTTTGACCCAACGGGATTGCACCTTAGAACGAATAATACAAATAATGTCAGCGCGGCGATTACTGATGCGCCAACATTGGAAGATGTGACGGATGTCGAAGGCCTTGAATTCAAGTATGATAATACGAACGGCGACTTGGACATGACTGCTATAGGGGAGTGGGAAGTTAATACTGTGTATGTTTTTGACTTTGGCAGAAGCATGGCAGGAGAGCATAGAGGATATAAAAAATTAATTATCAAAGAATTGTCCGGAGACCATATGGATATGGAATATGCTGATCTGGATGGGGCAAATGAAAAGGATGTGCATTTGGATTTGAATTCAGACGCGACAACTTACTTTTCATTGATGACTGGAAGTTCTGTAGATATAGAGCCTAAAGAGTGGGATTTATTGATAACAGGCAGCGCGGTGAGAACGGGAGCGCCTTGTCAAGCGATGGGGCCGGCGGCTATGCCGGGAGTCAATTGCGATATTTACCGTCTTGCGGCAACTGTATTGAACAATCGCGCAAGCAATACAGCTATCGCTATTGATAATCCGTCAGGCATGGAAGGCAATGATGATCCTGATTCGAAAATCAATAATATGACCATTAGTGATTCTAATTATGACGAGATAACAAACGTTATGTCTGAAGGGATGAGCTACTCTAAAGATGGCGATGCAATAGGAAGATCTTGGAATCATATCTTAACCCCGCATTCTGATGGTAAGTACAAAGTGTATGATTTTATAACTTACGTATTGACTGATCAAGAAGGAAAGCGTTACAAGCTGAGGTTTCATACGATCAAAAATCCAAATACTGGCGAGATCGCTCCTTCATTTGAATACGAGGAATTGTTGCCATAG
- a CDS encoding cobaltochelatase subunit CobN has product MIKRIKRTYWVLLAIPLLMSIAWAYYRWVAPTKIAFLNYPDFSIARIQKSNASGWINIETLDRNSIGKARNYDALFIFGRGLHLSPSEKSSIEQAGLSGLPIFTEGATNPNMDLTNLMGKNLDLISLYMKYGGSHNYRNMLSYIRGEMSGKLFGLDEIAKPKEISRNVLFHLEETELFEDVASFETHMKSKNALKNGQAKVALFTSVPGPFNSNRDHLDEFIRKLESHDLNVYPVSAVEKRLKFLKEISPDIVLMMPHGRLSLGQDQECQQWLREKNIPLLTPISVFQPYEDWLKNPQGFFGPMLSMSIALPELDGAAMPYVVTAQYKDENGYNIFKAIPERMDAFCEGLKKRLALKQKKNADKKIAIVYFKGPGNNAMVASNMEIIPSLYNLLKRLKNEGYDLGELPDSSSALWDLIQQKGPVLGPYAEGKIEKFIKQGNPEIISPDQYEAWSEKSLYPEMSQAVEKEYGGFPGEYMSVMQDTVESLALSRVELGNIVLIPQPLPAVGEDSFSLIHGADIAPPYPYISAYLWARHGFGADAILHFGTHGSLEFTPGKQVALSGYDWTDALIGNTPHYYLYTISNVGEGIIAKRRSYATLVSHLTSPFLESGVYGDLKTLQDKLLAYTNVSGNVKQQYLESITQLSDKLGILSDLGIENSEELSNSELNRLVDYVQEISQEKITAGLYTLGEAYENEHLTQTVKLMAIDPIAYNLAEMDKIRGKISEKDIQDVSFFEKNYRSKASGIIHQVNEGKTFKELNLITSAEMARAQAWYKANPTFSQSDIIKGFISMGDRKGSSKKPKKGKRSQRLSDDEQKKLEDLLVNISTDQEKVDFILKMKSDKNFKMYSGLLDSVTLKKARKIAVAIPAMKKAIEIGNTDDMKAVIRIMQKEEGRKEALALLEDPRLSERIVIERQRKKSEARDRLSSDDFKAKLAIESQVENSWNLEKLQSADTAILFALSHWDMAQDIFGITEKDLKHRHQQVLKSINKKNRTEQSWAEAVASLQKTINDLPTYKELLSKSPDMELDALVNSFDGGYLLPSSGGDPITNPSTVPTGRNLYSIDAEKTPSKESWEVGKALAESLIDDYQKKHNAFPKKVSFTLWSGSFIETEGATLAEILYLLGVEPVRDPFGRVMNVKLIPMEELGRPRIDVIVQTSGQLRDLAASRLKMINKAVAMASKAEEKSNYVREGSKLAQKVMMEKGLTPLQSRKWADQRVFGGVNGNYGTNIMGMVEKADRWKSEEEIARTYIHNMGALYGGSEDWGAFEEGVFEAMLQQTEAVVQPRQSNTWGALSLDHVYEFMGGINLAVRTVTGKDPEGYFNDFRNPSKAKVQGIKEAIGVESRTTLLNPKYIEEYMQGEATSAETFAETFRNTFGWNVMKPTAIREGLWQDLYEVYVNDKHNLDVKGFFEDKNPYALQEMTAVLLESAHKGYWQASEEDIRNVSNLHAQLVKDFDAGCSEFVCDNQDVRDMVSRNASEELSVGYEETINNVREKSRNDNSEALVLESDSKEKKVSKEERKQAEVQEMISIRIVLLGLAALVLVIAFVWWRKRKSYD; this is encoded by the coding sequence ATGATAAAAAGGATAAAAAGAACTTACTGGGTATTATTAGCGATACCTTTGCTTATGTCAATCGCATGGGCGTATTATCGATGGGTGGCTCCTACAAAAATTGCATTTCTGAATTATCCGGATTTTTCCATAGCAAGAATTCAAAAATCCAATGCCTCGGGATGGATTAATATTGAAACTCTGGATCGAAATAGCATTGGAAAGGCAAGAAACTATGATGCCTTGTTTATATTTGGAAGAGGATTGCATCTATCGCCGTCTGAAAAGTCTTCAATAGAACAAGCGGGTTTGTCCGGTTTGCCAATTTTTACCGAAGGAGCGACAAATCCAAACATGGATCTTACGAATTTGATGGGAAAGAACCTTGATTTAATTTCCCTTTATATGAAATATGGCGGTTCGCATAATTATAGAAATATGTTGAGCTATATTCGGGGCGAAATGAGTGGTAAGCTATTCGGTTTGGATGAAATAGCAAAGCCTAAGGAGATCTCACGAAATGTTCTTTTTCATTTGGAAGAAACGGAATTGTTTGAAGATGTTGCTTCCTTCGAAACTCATATGAAGTCCAAGAATGCGTTAAAAAATGGTCAGGCCAAAGTTGCTTTGTTTACTTCCGTTCCCGGACCATTTAATTCCAATAGAGATCACCTGGATGAGTTTATACGAAAGCTTGAATCTCATGACTTAAATGTTTATCCAGTCTCCGCAGTGGAAAAGAGATTGAAATTTTTAAAAGAAATATCGCCGGATATCGTCTTGATGATGCCTCATGGTCGTTTATCTTTGGGACAAGACCAAGAGTGCCAACAATGGCTTCGTGAAAAAAACATTCCATTGCTTACTCCCATAAGCGTGTTTCAACCTTATGAAGATTGGTTGAAGAATCCGCAGGGATTTTTTGGCCCCATGCTTAGCATGTCTATCGCTTTGCCGGAGCTTGATGGAGCGGCGATGCCTTATGTGGTGACTGCCCAGTACAAAGACGAGAATGGTTATAATATTTTCAAAGCGATTCCTGAGCGTATGGATGCTTTTTGCGAAGGCCTAAAGAAACGCTTGGCTTTGAAACAAAAGAAAAATGCGGATAAGAAAATAGCTATAGTTTATTTCAAAGGGCCAGGCAATAATGCGATGGTCGCTTCGAATATGGAAATTATTCCTTCGCTATATAATTTGCTTAAGCGATTGAAAAATGAAGGATACGATTTGGGTGAATTGCCGGACAGTTCAAGTGCTTTATGGGACTTGATTCAACAAAAAGGCCCGGTATTGGGTCCATACGCAGAAGGAAAAATAGAGAAATTTATCAAGCAAGGAAACCCTGAAATTATCAGCCCTGATCAATATGAAGCATGGAGCGAGAAGTCGCTATATCCAGAGATGTCTCAGGCTGTTGAAAAAGAATATGGCGGTTTCCCTGGAGAATATATGTCTGTCATGCAAGACACAGTGGAGTCATTGGCCTTAAGCCGAGTAGAATTAGGCAATATAGTTTTAATTCCACAACCGCTTCCTGCCGTAGGAGAGGATTCATTTAGCCTGATTCACGGCGCGGATATAGCTCCGCCTTATCCATATATTTCTGCTTATCTATGGGCTAGGCATGGATTTGGAGCGGATGCTATTTTGCATTTTGGAACGCATGGAAGCCTTGAATTCACGCCGGGCAAGCAGGTTGCCTTAAGCGGTTATGACTGGACTGACGCTTTGATTGGAAATACGCCTCATTATTATTTATATACCATTAGCAATGTGGGCGAGGGAATAATTGCAAAGCGAAGATCATATGCGACTTTGGTTTCTCATCTTACAAGCCCTTTTTTAGAAAGCGGCGTTTATGGAGATTTGAAAACATTGCAGGACAAATTATTGGCTTATACTAATGTTAGTGGCAATGTAAAACAACAGTATTTGGAAAGCATCACTCAATTATCCGATAAGTTGGGAATTCTTTCCGATTTAGGCATTGAAAATAGTGAAGAGCTTTCCAATTCGGAACTAAATAGGCTTGTGGATTATGTACAGGAAATTTCACAGGAAAAGATTACCGCAGGATTGTATACTTTAGGAGAAGCTTATGAAAATGAACACTTGACGCAGACAGTCAAATTAATGGCGATAGATCCTATTGCTTATAATTTGGCAGAAATGGATAAGATCAGAGGAAAGATCAGCGAGAAAGATATTCAAGATGTATCTTTTTTTGAAAAAAACTATAGATCAAAGGCTTCGGGTATAATCCATCAAGTGAATGAAGGAAAGACCTTCAAGGAGTTGAACCTGATAACAAGCGCTGAAATGGCTAGAGCTCAGGCATGGTATAAGGCGAATCCTACATTTTCACAAAGCGATATCATCAAAGGATTTATTAGCATGGGAGATCGCAAAGGTTCGAGCAAAAAGCCTAAAAAAGGAAAGCGTTCGCAAAGGCTTAGCGATGATGAGCAAAAGAAGCTGGAAGATTTGTTAGTGAATATTTCCACTGATCAGGAAAAAGTTGATTTCATTTTGAAAATGAAATCCGATAAAAATTTCAAGATGTATTCTGGCCTGCTTGATTCGGTGACATTGAAAAAAGCGAGAAAAATCGCTGTGGCGATTCCGGCAATGAAAAAAGCTATCGAGATCGGGAATACAGATGATATGAAGGCCGTGATTCGCATTATGCAAAAAGAAGAAGGTAGAAAAGAAGCATTAGCTCTTTTGGAGGACCCTAGATTATCGGAGCGTATCGTCATCGAGAGACAAAGAAAAAAATCGGAAGCTAGAGATCGACTTTCTTCGGATGACTTTAAAGCCAAGCTGGCTATTGAAAGTCAAGTTGAGAATTCATGGAACTTGGAAAAATTGCAATCAGCTGATACCGCTATTTTATTTGCGCTTAGTCATTGGGATATGGCTCAAGATATTTTTGGGATAACAGAGAAAGATTTAAAACATAGGCATCAACAGGTTCTTAAGTCTATAAACAAGAAGAATCGAACGGAACAATCTTGGGCGGAGGCTGTGGCTAGTTTGCAAAAGACGATTAATGACTTGCCAACCTATAAAGAATTGCTTTCGAAAAGTCCTGATATGGAATTAGATGCCTTGGTCAATTCATTTGACGGAGGATATCTTCTTCCTTCCTCAGGCGGAGACCCAATTACCAACCCATCCACAGTGCCAACTGGCAGAAATTTGTATTCGATTGACGCGGAAAAAACGCCATCAAAGGAAAGCTGGGAAGTTGGCAAAGCATTGGCGGAGTCCTTGATCGATGATTATCAAAAGAAGCACAATGCCTTTCCTAAGAAAGTGAGCTTTACACTTTGGTCTGGAAGCTTCATTGAGACAGAAGGCGCTACGCTTGCAGAGATTTTATATTTATTGGGAGTTGAGCCAGTGAGAGACCCATTTGGCAGAGTGATGAATGTGAAGCTGATACCAATGGAAGAATTAGGAAGGCCTCGTATTGATGTCATAGTGCAGACTTCCGGACAGTTGAGAGATCTTGCGGCTTCACGCCTGAAAATGATAAACAAGGCGGTAGCGATGGCTTCCAAAGCAGAGGAAAAGTCAAATTATGTAAGGGAAGGAAGCAAGCTTGCTCAAAAAGTGATGATGGAAAAGGGATTGACGCCTTTGCAGTCTAGAAAATGGGCTGACCAAAGAGTATTCGGGGGAGTTAATGGCAACTATGGAACCAATATTATGGGCATGGTTGAAAAAGCGGATAGGTGGAAGTCCGAAGAGGAAATCGCTAGAACTTATATTCACAATATGGGTGCTTTATATGGAGGTTCTGAGGATTGGGGCGCATTTGAAGAAGGCGTTTTTGAAGCGATGCTTCAACAAACAGAAGCTGTTGTGCAACCAAGGCAAAGCAATACTTGGGGTGCTTTGAGCTTGGATCATGTGTATGAATTTATGGGAGGAATAAATTTGGCTGTGCGTACAGTGACGGGCAAAGACCCTGAAGGTTATTTCAATGATTTTCGAAACCCGTCCAAAGCAAAAGTACAGGGTATCAAAGAAGCCATCGGGGTGGAGTCAAGAACGACATTGCTTAATCCTAAGTATATTGAGGAGTACATGCAAGGAGAGGCGACATCCGCTGAAACATTTGCCGAGACATTTAGAAATACATTTGGCTGGAATGTTATGAAGCCAACGGCTATACGTGAAGGCTTATGGCAAGATCTATATGAGGTTTATGTTAATGATAAGCATAATTTAGACGTTAAAGGTTTCTTTGAAGATAAGAATCCATACGCTTTGCAGGAAATGACTGCTGTGTTGTTGGAGTCAGCCCATAAGGGATATTGGCAAGCTTCTGAAGAGGATATTCGAAATGTTAGCAATTTGCACGCGCAGTTGGTTAAAGATTTTGATGCAGGATGCAGCGAATTTGTTTGCGACAATCAAGATGTTCGTGATATGGTGAGCCGAAATGCGTCAGAAGAATTGAGCGTGGGTTATGAAGAGACAATCAATAACGTCAGAGAAAAATCTCGCAATGATAACTCCGAGGCTTTAGTTTTGGAAAGCGATTCGAAGGAAAAGAAAGTGTCTAAAGAGGAACGCAAGCAGGCGGAAGTGCAGGAAATGATTTCAATAAGAATCGTCTTGCTGGGATTGGCCGCATTAGTATTAGTGATCGCTTTTGTTTGGTGGAGAAAGAGGAAGAGCTATGATTAA
- a CDS encoding MotA/TolQ/ExbB proton channel family protein, with translation MEIVTNILYWISTALLLPVTLGLVLLFARSLFYLGEMYSAYSEYRKNKKDLFPALNEIIVEDEKLSALKLKVGETKGQLPEAVVKLLSFKESFVRREKVLSDYELISEKRISIPKSLAKLGPTLGLMGTLIPMGPALVGLSTGDIASMAHNMQVAFATTVVGLIIGAIGFVCLQARQRWTMEELSQLEFIHELIKEEDEKKKVYQ, from the coding sequence ATGGAAATAGTTACAAATATACTTTACTGGATATCGACAGCTTTGTTATTGCCAGTTACTTTAGGACTGGTGCTGTTATTCGCCCGTAGTTTATTTTATTTGGGTGAAATGTATTCAGCATATAGCGAATACAGAAAAAACAAGAAAGATTTATTTCCGGCATTGAATGAGATAATTGTTGAAGATGAAAAGCTATCAGCATTGAAACTTAAGGTGGGGGAGACAAAAGGCCAACTGCCTGAAGCCGTTGTTAAGTTGCTTTCGTTTAAGGAATCATTTGTTAGGCGAGAGAAGGTGTTATCCGATTATGAGTTGATAAGTGAGAAAAGGATTTCCATACCAAAGAGTTTGGCCAAATTAGGTCCGACTTTAGGGCTAATGGGAACTTTGATTCCAATGGGTCCTGCGTTGGTTGGATTGTCGACAGGAGATATTGCCTCTATGGCTCATAATATGCAAGTGGCTTTTGCGACAACTGTTGTCGGGTTGATTATTGGAGCGATTGGTTTTGTTTGTCTTCAAGCGAGACAACGATGGACCATGGAAGAACTGAGCCAATTGGAGTTTATTCACGAATTGATAAAAGAAGAGGATGAGAAGAAGAAGGTTTATCAATAG
- a CDS encoding DUF2149 domain-containing protein: MRRRRFINSNSDEFDPLSMVTNLFDVAMVFAVALMVALVSRYQMTEMFSQEDFTMVKNPGKQNMEIITKKGEKIERYQQSKNNSAKGKNKGQRVGTAYQLENGEIIYIPE; encoded by the coding sequence ATGAGAAGAAGAAGGTTTATCAATAGTAATTCAGATGAATTCGATCCATTGTCTATGGTCACAAATCTTTTTGATGTGGCAATGGTATTCGCTGTGGCCTTAATGGTTGCGCTTGTCAGTCGTTATCAGATGACGGAAATGTTCTCTCAGGAAGATTTTACTATGGTGAAAAATCCCGGAAAGCAAAATATGGAAATCATCACAAAAAAGGGAGAGAAGATAGAAAGGTATCAACAATCGAAGAATAATTCAGCGAAAGGAAAAAATAAAGGCCAGCGTGTAGGAACGGCTTATCAGTTGGAAAATGGCGAGATTATTTATATTCCGGAGTAG